atggaggagaacatggaggaggagaacattgaggaggagaacatggaggaggagaacatggaggaggtgaacatggaggagATGAACATGGAGGAGATGAACATGGAGGAGATGAACAtggaggagaacatggaggagaacatggaggagaACATGGTGGAGAACATGGtggagaacatggaggaggagaacatggaggaggagaacatggaggaggtgaacatggaggagaacatggaggaggagaacatggaggaggagaacatggaggaggagaacatggaggagaTGAACATGGAGGAGATGAACAtggaggagaacatggaggagaacatggaggagaacatggaggagaACATGGTGGAGAACATGGtggagaacatggaggaggagaacatggaggaggtgaacatggaggagaacatggaggaggagaacatggaggaggagaacatggaggaggagaacatggaggaggtgaacatggaggaggagaacgtggaggaggagaacatggaggaggtgaacatagaggaggagaacatggaggaggtgaacatggaggaggtgaacatagaggaggagaacatggaggaggtgaacatggaggaggaggagaacatggaggagaacatggaggaggaggagaacatggaggtgaacatggaggaggagaacatggaggaggagaacatggaggaggagaacatggaggaggagaacattgaggaggtgaacatggaggaggagaacgTACCAAAGTTGAGGAAGACGAGCTTGGCCTGGATGGAAGGACAAAGCTTGATGATGAAGGGGATGGAGACGTAGAACAGCAGCAGCCACAGAACCGTTCTCTTCAGCTTCCCCAGCAGACCCAACCTGCCAGACCAGAATAAAcaggttaccatgacgacagagCTGATGACGGGTTCTATCAGAGAGGTTCTATCAGAGAAGTTCTTATCTGCGCTTCCTGTCAGTCGAAGCTCTTTGatacttcctgtgtttctgtattcaaccatttaaaatgattcataataatattttaataacacagtgacagaggtcagaggtcagaggtcagaggtcagaggtcagcaggGTGTTTGAGTGTCAGAtatcagctgcagagagagaaagctgagCGTCTCTGATAACCTGCTGTCACATGatccagctgctgtcacatgatccagctgctgtcacatgatCCAGCTGCTCCACATCTAAATTATTCAGCCAGCAGAACACAACAGAACGTCTGCAGGAACGTCGTCTCTGAACGCTTCGCTTGGGACTGTTTTTCTACTGTCAGTAAAGCTGGTTCCttaggtggttgctaaggtggttgctaaggtggttccttAGGTGGTTGATAAGGTGGTTGATAAGGTGGTTGCTGaggtggttgctagggtggCTCCTAAGGcagttgctaaggtggttcctaaggcggttactaggcggttgctaaggtggttactAAGGTGGTTACTAAGGCGGTTACTAGGCGGTTGctaggtggttcctaaggtgttTCCTAAGGCGGTAACTAGGCGGttcctaaggcggttgctaaggtggttcctaaggtggttgctaaggcggttgctaaggtggttcctgAGGTGATTCCTGAGGCAGTTCCTAAGCTGGTTCCTAAGGCGGTTActaggcggttgctaaggtggttactaaggtggttcctaaggcggTTACTTGGCGGTTACTTGGCGGTTGctaggtggttcctaaggtgttTCCTAAGCTGGttcctaaggcggttgctaGGCGGTTGctaggtggttcctaaggtgttTCCTAAGGCGGTTACTTGGCGGTTACTTGGCGGTTACTTGGCGGTTACTAGGCGGTTgctaggtggttgctaaggcggttgctaaggcggttcctaagctggttgctaaggcggttgctaaggcggttacTAAGGCGGTTCCACTCTCGTATCTCAGGTgtgatttgagaagttgaacatttggagtaaagaagtgaaatcctgaggctgaccaatcagagcagagtgggctcatcaggaggagggtTAGGTAATCTGGTTTAAACACGGCTGCAGATCAGCTGGAGATCATgtgactgccccccccccccccctcctcctcctcctccccccctcccccgtcTCCAGGGCAGGTTCACCTCAAGCTGACCTTCAGGTTGCAGCACAAAGCTAATAATACTGctgagtgggtgtgtgtctgtgtgtgtgtgtgtgtgtctgtgtgtgtgtgtgtgtgtgtgtgtgtgtgtgtctgtgtgtgtgtgtgtgtgtgtctctgtgtgtgtgtgtgtgtgtgtgtgtgtgtgtgtgtctctgtgtgtgtgtgtgtgtgagagagtgtgtgtgtgtgtgtgtgtgtgtgtgtgtgtgtgtgtgtgtgtgtgtgtgtgtgtgtgtctctgtgtgtgtgtgtgtgtgtgtgtgtgtgtgtgtgtgtctctgtgtgtgtgtgtgtgtgagagagtgtgtgtgtgtgtgtgtgtgtgtgtgtgtgtgtgtgtgtgtgtgtgtgtgtgtgtgtgtgtgtgtgtctctgtgtgtgtgtgtgtgtgtgtgtgtgtgtgtgtgtctgtgtgtgtgtgtgtgtgtctgtgtgtgtgtgtgtgtgtgtctctgtgtgtgtgtgtgtgtgtgtgtgtgtgtgtgtctctgtgtgtgtgtgtgtgtgtgagagagtgtgtgtgtgtgtgtgtgtgtgtgtgtgtgtctgtgtgtgtgtgtgtctctgtgtgtgtgtgtgtgtgtgtgtgtgtgtgtgtgtgtgtctctgtgtgtgtgtgtgtgagagagtgtgtgtgtgtgtgtgtgtgtgtgtgtctgtgtgtgtgtgtgtgtgtgtctctgtgtgtgtgtgtgtgtgtgtgtgtgtgtgtctctgtgtgtgtgtgtgtgagagagagtgtgtgtgtctctgtgtgtctctatgtgtgtgtgagtgtgtgtgtgtgtctctctctgtgtgtgtgagtgtgtgtgtgtctctgtgtgagtgtgtgtgtgtgtgtctctctctgtgtgtgtgagtgtgtgtgtgtgtgtgtgtgtgtgtgtgtgtgtgtgtgtgtgtgtgtgtctctgtgtgtgtgtgtgtgtgtgtgtgtgtgtgtgtgtctctgtgtgtgtgtgtgtgtgagagagtgtgtgtgtgtgtgtgtgtgtgtgtgtgtgtgtgtgtgtgtgtgtgtgtgtgtgtctctgtgtgtgtgtgtgtgtgtgtgtgtgtgtgtgtgtgtctctgtgtgtgtgtgtgtgtgagagagtgtgtgtgtgtgtgtgtgtgtgtgtgtgtgtgtgtgtgtgtgtgtgtgtgtgtgtgtgtgtgtgtctctgtgtgtgtgtgtgtgtgtgtgtgtgtgtgtgtgtctgtgtgtgtgtgtgtgtgtctgtgtgtgtgtgtgtgtgtgtctctgtgtgtgtgtgtgtgtgtgtgtgtgtgtgtgtctgtgtgtgtgtgtgtgtgtgtgagagagtgtgtgtgtgtgtgtgtgtgtgtgtgtgtctgtgtgtgtgtgtgtctctgtgtgtgtgtgtgtgtgtgtgtgtgtgtgtgtgtgtctctgtgtgtgtgtgtgtgagagagtgtgtgtgtgtgtgtgtgtgtgtgtgtctgtgtgtgtgtgtgtgtgtgtctctgtgtgtgtgtgtgtgtgtgtgtgtgtgtgtctctgtgtgtgtgtgtgtgagagagagtgtgtgtgtctctgtgtgtctctatgtgtgtgtgagtgtgtgtgtgtgtctctctctgtgtgtgtgagtgtgtgtgtgtctctgtgtgagtgtgtgtgtgtgtgtctctctctgtgtgtgtgagtgtgtgtgtgtgtgtgtgtgtgtgtgtgtgtgtgtgtgtgtgtctctgtgtgtgtgtgtgtgtgtgtgtgtgtgtgtgtctccgtgtgtgtgtgtgtgtgtgtgtgagtgtgtgtgtgtctctgtgtgtgtgtgtgtgtgtgtgtgtgtgtgtgtctctgtgtgtgtgtgtctccgtgtgtgtgtgtgtgtgagtctctgtgtgtctccgtgtgtgtgtgtgtgtgaatgtctctgtgtgtctgtgtgtgtgtgtgtgtgtgtgtgtgtgtgtgtgtgtgtgtctctgtgtgtgtgtgtgtgtgtctctgtgtgtgtctgtgtgtgtgtgtctgtgtctctgtgtgtgtgtgtgtgtgtgtgtgtgtgtctgtgtctctgtgtgtgtgtgtatgtgtgtctgagtgtctctgtgtgtgtgtgtgtgtgtgtgtgtgtgtgtgtgtgtctgagtgtctctgtgtgtgtgtgtgtgtgtgtgtctctgtgtgtgtgtgtgtgtgtgtgtgtgtgtgtgtctctgtgtgtgtgtgtgtgtgtgtgtgtgtgtgtgtgtcagatctTTACATGAAGAAGCTTCAACCACTGAACTGTGTTATAACTCCAGACTcagcagaggtcaaaggtcactggaGGGTAAAGTGGTTTAAACTGAGACGCTGCGTCAGCgaggtcacttcctgtttcagtggCGAGGAATCGAACCCGTGCCACAAAGCTTGCAGACGCAGCAGCgaggtcacttcctgtcagctgacCCGCAGCACGTCTGAGCTCTAAATGTGGAACCAGGTCAGAACCTTAAAGGAACCTTAAAGgaacctgtctgtgtgtatgtgtgtgtgtgtgtgtgtgtgtgtgtatatgtgtgtgtgtgtgtgtgtgtgtgtctgtatatgtgtgtgtgtgtgtgtatgtgtgtctctctctgtgtgtgtctctctctgcgtgtgtctctctgtgtgtgtgtgtgtgtgtgtgtatatgtgtgtgtgtgtgtctctctctgtgtgtgtgtgtgtctctctctctctctctgtgtgtgtgtgtgtgtgtgtgtgtgtctgtatatgtgtattgTGGGGTCCTGGTATCTGCAGCTTCCAGTCAGACCAGTTCATCAGTCTCAGTGAAACCAGTCAGCTGCTCCTCAAATATCAACTATTACATTTCAAACTTCATTAAAGGGTTAGTTTATATATGTTTCTATATTCAGATAAACCATCAGTCTTTAACTTTTAGATGATGAGTTATTAAAGATGATTAAAGTCTCCGGTTCTTACCTCCTGAACGGTTTGGCCATGCTCCGGTCCTCTCCCGGTTCCTCCCGGTCCTCTGCTGCGGGCCCCGCTGCTCCTCTGCTGGGACGCTGCTTCAGGTCCGGGTCGCTGTCCAGCAGAGAGCCGCCGCTCCCGGTTCCGGTGTCGGTCAGAGAGTTGGTCCGTTTCCTCATcactacaaaaacacaaaaacacaagagatCACCGGGAGGAACCACCGAGCCGGGCCGGGTGGAGGAGCTCTGAAGCCGGGTGGAGGAGCTCCGGAGGCCGGGTATAGGAGCTCCGGAGGCCGGGTGGAGGAGCTCCGGAGGCCGGGTGGAGGAGCTCCGGAGGCCGGGTGGAGGAGCTCTGAAGCCGGGTGGAGGAGCTCTGGAGGCCGGGTGGAGGAGCTCTGAAGCCGGGTGGAGGAGCTCTGAAGCCGGGTGGAGGAGCTCTGAAGCCGGGTGGAGGAGCTCTGAGGCCGGGCAGGACGGAGCTGAGTCCCCGCTGAGCCTCTGCAGAGACCAGCTGATCTGcagccagccaatcacaggccaGACTCACTACCACGTGGTCTCACCGCGCTGCCTTCACGGACACTCCGCGAGCGTcggaaaaacaacaaccaaaacaaataaCTGCGCGGTGCCTTCAGGGACGCCTCGGAAAGTCTACCATCCACATAAAGTTGTGaattcagctgtttttaatgtaGAAAAGCAAGAAGGTGCAGCAAACTGAGATAATtactgctgacacacacacacacacacacacacacacacacacacacacacacacacacacacacacacacacacacacacacacacacacacagagctcagaGAGTCAGCAGATTATAACAGTTTGTTATCTGTGACTCAGCTCAGTTACTCACTCTGAGCTTTAAACCacttaaaggatcattctgctCATTCTCTATTTTTATCTTCATGTTTGGATCTAAAAACAATGAACGAGCACATTTACTAACAGTTACTGTGAGTTGTGTGTTTATCAGCTGATTCATCTCATTAAAAACCCTTCAGAAAACCCTTCAGAATAAAGGACCAGCAGGACctttattttgttagtttagAAAAGTtaattctgttattttattctgtAAATCATTAAAGTCTCATTTTTAATAATCACGTCACCGGCAGCATGAGAGCCTGGAGACTCAACCTGTGTTTTAGGGCTGAGTGagactgacctctgacccctactctgataatactgcatactacatcactataatactgcagtacttttactataatactgcagtacttttactgtaatactgcagtactacatcactataatactgcagtacttttactataatactgcatactacaccactataatactgcagtacttttactgtaatactgcatactacatcactataatactgcagtacttttactgtaatactgcatactacatcactataatactgcagtacttttactgtaatactgcatactacatcactcataatactgcagtacttttactgtaatactgcatactacatcattataatactgcagtacttttactgtaatactgcatactacatcactataatactgcagtacttttactgtaatactgcatactacatcactataatactgcagtacttttactgtaatactgcatactacatcactataatactgcagtacttttactgtaatactgcatactacatcactataatactgcagtacttttactgtaatactgcatactacatcattataatactgcagtacttttactgtaatactgcatactacatcactataatactgcagtacttttactgtaatactgcatactacatcactataatactgcagtacttttactgtaatactgcatactacaccactataatactgcagtacttttactgtaatactgcatactacatcactataatactgcagtacttttactataatactttaactactAACAGAAGCTGTAGTTTCCGCTGTGACTCAAACGCAGCATTATAACCAGCTAACCTgtaataaagtaatataataattattataatgagTTAATAACTTTACGACTCGTTTGTGTGTTTGGGGTAGTGCTGCTAACcggaagtgtgtgtgtaaacagctGATTAGGGTGTCTCACCTCTCAgtccgcagcagcagcagcttcagtacATCTCTGTGTTTATAACTCTAACCTTTATAAACCTTCACTAACCTTCACTAACCTTCAACCTTTAAACTTTACTGTGTTTAACTCTTCAACCTTTAAACGCCGCAGCAGCGAACTCGCTCTCTGAGGTTTGTCCCTCTCCGGCAGCCGGACCCGGATCTGACGTCACACCGTCGTCATCGAACGCGTCTGTGATTTTTTTGCCGCGAAAGTCCGCGCTGCCTCCCGGTGAAGCGGCgggtaacagacagacagacgggtcCGGTGCTCCGTGGTTATCGGCAGGATGTTCTGTGAGAAAGTTACCGAGCTGATCAGAGAACTGCAGCGGCTCAGCGACGGTCAGCTGCCCGCCTTTAACGTGAGTTCCCCCCGGTAACATCcggttatacacacacacacacacacacacacacacacacacacacacacactgtttactgtttactgtttcGAGTCATGTGATCAGTTATAATAAGTTATTTAGTGTTTCCGgcatttaaataaatagtttatacacagtaaaataaaaccagTCTCCCCTTATGACGTCATTTTAttcaaaaactacttcctgtttaatgcttaattattttatatatatatcccaaaaatctcagtcagtcagtcagtcagtcagtcacacagtcagtcagtcagtcagtcagtcacacagtcagtcagtcacacagtcacacagtcagtcagtcagtcagtcagtcagtcaatcagtcagtcacacagtcagtcagtcacacagtcagtcagtcacacagtcagtcagtcagtcacacagtcagtcacacagtcagtcacacagtcagtcagtcagtcagtcagtcacacagtcagtcacacagtcagtcacacagtcagtcagtcagtcagtcacacagtcagtcagtcagtcacacagtcagtcagtcagtcacacagtcagtcagtcagtcagtcacacagtcagtcagtcagtcacacagtcagtcagtcacacagtcagtcagtcagtcagtcacatagtcagtcagtcagtcagtcacacagtcagtcagtcacacagtcagtcagtcacacacagtcagtcagtcagtcacacagtcagtcaatcagtcacacagtcagtcagtcagtcagtcagtcagtcacacagtcagtcagtcacacagtcagtcagtcagtcacacagtcagtcagtcagtcagtcacacagtcagtcagtcaaccagtcagtcagtcagtcacacagtcaaccagtcagtcagtcagtcagtcacacagtcagtcagtcacacagtcagtcagtcagtcagtcagtcagtcacacagtcagtcagtcagtcagtcagtcaaccagtcagtcagtcagtcagtcagtcacacagtcagtcagtcagtcagtcagtcacacagtcagtcagtcagtcagtcagtcagtcacacagtcagtcagtcagtcagtcagtcagtcagtctttaATCTCTtagtgaatgagtgtgtgtgtttcaggaggaTGGACTCAGGCAGGTTCTCCAGGAGATGGAAGCTCTTTATGAACAGAACCAGACTGATGTGTGAGTCCTCTGCAAGatacacacttatatacacacacacacacacacacaggaagcttcattaatgtctgtgtgtttcagtaACGAGGCGAAGTCAGCAGGTCGAGCTGATCTGATTCCTTCCATCAAACTGAGACACTGCTGCCTGCTGAGGAACCAGCGCTGCATCACCGCCTacctgtaatacacacacacacacacacacacacacacacacacacacacacacacatacctgtttttactacctcgtggggaccctgactggggtccagtcagggtcttttttttttaagtatattttttggggctttttgcctttaatgttcaggacagtggagatagacaggaaacaggcagagagagggggaaggacacgcaggataagaccgctcggctcgggattcgaaccggggtcacctgcaacgaggactatagcctcaacacatggggcgggcgcgctacccgctgagctatgctcaacccggGGTCCAGCCTTTCCAAAGGGTCTacagacgtaattttaactcctaaattcatcataattctgtttgaacaaaaaaatgacttgaaatatcaaaaactctcataaatctgaaacctgactgttgccccccccctcgttgggacccgtaatgctaacgtctattagcatacagttgacatcactgttagccacagtacaattcatattcagtaccaaccctaacccagggggctaatggctaagctaatatgctaatacgaagctaacatgctaatatacacacttacacactttgtcaggaaaaggtcctcacactgcagtaccgtgtgtgacctctggggttcacacacacagtcaggaaaaccaaccttgtggggaccgggcctatcaggaggctgtttgctattgattccaatgctcgttaccatggaaaccaggagtcggtctccacagggttggtaatatgtcaggttgcggtccccaccaggatagaaaaacacacacacacacacacacacctgtaatacacacacacacatacacacctgtgCTACACACTGAGCTgtgggtcatgtgactgtgttgCAGGTACGACCGGCTGCTGAGGATCAGAGCTCTGCGTTGGGAGTACGGCAGCGTTCTACCGCCTAACGTTCGGTTCCACATGTGTGCCGAGGAGGTGAGTGACATCACTgctacaggaagtgacatcactgatacaggaagtgacatcactaCGGAGGTCGGTACTGTTAATGGAACCGACCTCCGTAAGGACAAGTTCCACTAacggtgtgtgtgtctctgtgtgtgtgtgtgtgtgtgtgtgtgtctctctgtgtctctgtgtgtgtgtgtgtgcgtgcgtgtctctctgtgtgtgtgtgtctctgtgtgtgtgtgtgtctctgtgtgtgtgtgtgtctctgtgcgtgtgcgtgtgcgtgtgcgtgtgtgtgtgtgtgtgtgtgtgtgtgtgtgtgtgtctctgtgtgtctctgtgtgtgtgtgtgtgtgtgtgtgtgtgtgtgtagctgcagtGGTTCAGTCAGTATAAGAAGTCTCTGGCCTCCTTCATGCGGTCTGTGGGGGGGGGCGACGGACTGGACATCACTCAGGACATGAAACCACCCAAGAGTCTTTACATCGAGGTGAGGGCGGCAAACGGCTGTCGTCACGGCAACGGCTACTATCTCATTTCAAAATGTCCAATCAGCTGtttgataaaaacaaaactgcaaagCTAAAAACATGGAAGTGAATATTTCAGACGTTAAAGCCTGATGATGTCCTGATGAtgtcctgatgatgtcatggtgatgtcatggtgatgtcatggtgatgtcatggtgatgtcatggtgatgtcatgatgatgtcatgatgatgtcatgatgacgtcctgatgatgtcatggtgatgtCATGATGACTCTAACCCTATCACGTTGCAGGTGAGGTGTCTGAAGGATCACGGAGAGTTTGAGATCGATGACGGGACCGTGATCCTGCTGAAGAAGAACAGTCAGGTCAgaacttcatcttcatcatctcctcctcctcctcctcctcctctcgtgTCAGCTCGTTGTCATGGTaacgcctctctctctctctctgcagcactTCCTGCCGCGGTGGAAATGTGAGCAGCTGATTCGTCAGGGCGTGTTGGAGCACGTCGTGTCCTGATCACtttattgattgtttgatttttaacgtctgaaataaaaataaagatttcttTTTGTAAACGTTTGTTTGTGTCTCGTCATcatcagaccccc
This portion of the Scomber japonicus isolate fScoJap1 chromosome 14, fScoJap1.pri, whole genome shotgun sequence genome encodes:
- the gins1 gene encoding DNA replication complex GINS protein PSF1 gives rise to the protein MFCEKVTELIRELQRLSDGQLPAFNEDGLRQVLQEMEALYEQNQTDVNEAKSAGRADLIPSIKLRHCCLLRNQRCITAYLYDRLLRIRALRWEYGSVLPPNVRFHMCAEELQWFSQYKKSLASFMRSVGGGDGLDITQDMKPPKSLYIEVRCLKDHGEFEIDDGTVILLKKNSQHFLPRWKCEQLIRQGVLEHVVS